CCGCCTCCAGACGGGGAGCCTGGCCGATCTGTCCCTCAACGACTCAATCTGGAGCACCAACTACGCGGCAAAGCGGACCACCGAGGAGAGGCGCAACTTCGACTTCCGCAACGCCGATCTGAAGTCGGATTTCAACGTAGGGTTCAGCAACGATGCGTGGAAGGCGCCGATCAACGATAGCTTTAACAGCGGAGTCAATTACTCCGGCTACGGATCGGGCTCCACCGGGCTGAACGGCGGGTTTAATAAGGGCGTTTACTCGACGCCGTCGATGAATTTCAACAGCTATTACAGTAAGGGGAAAGGTTTCGCCAATAATGCTGTGGTGAATGGGAAGATTAATAGGGGGAAGAACGACGAGGAGCATGGGGGTAAATTGGGGAAGAAGAATAGGGGGAATAAGGAGACCGGTAAGGATAGTAACGGCGACAACAAGACGGCGGTTGATAAGAGGTTTAAGACGCTGCCGCCGGCTGAGGCTTTGCCGAGGAACGAGACCATCGGTGGATATATTTTCGTCTGCAACAACGATACCATGGCTGAGAACCTCAAGCGCCAACTTTTTGGTAAGATTTCTTCTCATTtctatatcgtttttggtcaatccctaaaatatgaataattcaattttggtaaaattgaTGGACTCTGTTTATGTtagttttagtaaaatttgtgtcaaTAATTGCTGAATTTCACGGATCTTTACCAGTGATCGATCACGAATCTAGAGTTGCTGTTTCCAATTTTGGCAGTTTATTTGTGCTGTATAAATCTGTGACCTaaaattatccaaaatttCAGGGCTGCCACCACGCTACCGTGACTCTGTTCGTGCCATAACCCCAGGATTACCCCTCTTTCTGTACAACTACTCAACTCATCAGCTTCATGGAGTTTTCGAGGTTTGTTTTTATCTGAGTTTCTTTAGCTTAATTGTGCTTAATATCAAACTATGATAGTTTAGTTCAACTTGTGCAAATCTATGAATCATGATTGATGTATTGGTGTTCGGTTTCAGGCTGCAAGCTTCGGAGGCACAAACATTGACCCCACAGCTTGGGAGGACAAGAAGAACCAAGGCGAGTCGCGCTTCCCTGCTCAGGTCCGTGTGGTGACGAGGAAGATCTGCGAGCCTCTGGAGGAGGACTCGTTCCGCCCAATCCTCCACCACTACGACGGCCCCAAGTTCCGCCTTGAACTTAACATTCCTGAGgtattgtttcattttcttcatgcTTCAGTCACCACTTAACTCAAACTTGCAACATATCAATCAGCTTATCATAATGAATCTGGTTTTGTGATTACAGGCTCTATCCCTTTTGGACATTTTTGATGAGACCAATGCTTAAGATGAATGGTTGATGGATGGATTGAAGGAAGAAGAACAAGGGTAGGCATTTTGGTTGGTTGGttgtgtatatgtatatagaaGGAAAGATACATATATCTATCAAAAGGAGTTTTGGGACTTCGTttgtaatactactacaaaataCTCTATACAATTACAAGTAGATTTTAAGTTAATGTTTTCTTGTATAAGTGAATAATACTTTGCTCTTTTCTTCAAGTCAAAGATGcaataattttgatgaaatctATGTTGTTGCTTTGGTTGCC
The genomic region above belongs to Salvia hispanica cultivar TCC Black 2014 chromosome 3, UniMelb_Shisp_WGS_1.0, whole genome shotgun sequence and contains:
- the LOC125214673 gene encoding B2 protein, encoding MENNQSSFWQFSDNLRLQTGSLADLSLNDSIWSTNYAAKRTTEERRNFDFRNADLKSDFNVGFSNDAWKAPINDSFNSGVNYSGYGSGSTGLNGGFNKGVYSTPSMNFNSYYSKGKGFANNAVVNGKINRGKNDEEHGGKLGKKNRGNKETGKDSNGDNKTAVDKRFKTLPPAEALPRNETIGGYIFVCNNDTMAENLKRQLFGLPPRYRDSVRAITPGLPLFLYNYSTHQLHGVFEAASFGGTNIDPTAWEDKKNQGESRFPAQVRVVTRKICEPLEEDSFRPILHHYDGPKFRLELNIPEALSLLDIFDETNA